In one Silene latifolia isolate original U9 population chromosome 10, ASM4854445v1, whole genome shotgun sequence genomic region, the following are encoded:
- the LOC141607651 gene encoding uncharacterized protein LOC141607651 has protein sequence MGALYTWNNKQWPADRVYSRLDRFLVNQEWLNDYPLLYAHFLPEGIFDHTPCVVQANATDEKKARPFKYFNMWSLAPNFKETVQAGWTCMQTGTKLYELAKKLKNLKQGLKQLNRSRFADIESNAEVALTKLHKIQQSLGVNPQDLSLIQQECEAREIYQQLAEAQTQFLQQKAKMKWSADGDANTSFFHGILKTRRRQNQTVQITDQQGNHHTDKEGVQESFLRFYTQLLGQSHPTTPVSPRVVQQGNKCDESHHRMLLMPIAMRKSKALSSDIPDDKAPGPDGYSSHFFKTSWDTLLEGMYVFAFMNFLGMAKCSSS, from the coding sequence ATGGGAGCTCTGTACACATGGAATAACAAACAATGGCCAGCTGACAGAGTGTATAGCAGACTGGATCGTTTCCTAGTGAACCAGGAATGGCTCAATGATTACCCTCTTCTGTATGCACATTTTTTGCCTGAGGGGATCTTTGACCACACTCCTTGTGTGGTACAGGCTAATGCAACTGATGAAAAGAAAGCCAGACcctttaaatattttaatatgtggagcCTGGCTCCCAACTTTAAAGAGACTGTTCAAGCTGGTTGGACGTGTATGCAAACTGGAACTAAGTTGTATGAGCTAGCTAAGAAATTGAAGAATCTGAAGCAGGGACTCAAACAGCTGAACAGGTCCAGGTTTGCTGATATTGAGAGTAATGCTGAGGTGGCTCTCACTAAACTACATAAAATACAGCAAAGCTTGGGAGTGAATCCTCAGGACCTGAGCCTTATTCAACAAGAATGTGAAGCTAGAGAAATTTATCAACAGTTGGCTGAGGCTCAGACCCAGTTCCTGCAACAAAAGGCAAAGATGAAATGGAGTGCAGATGGGGATGCAAATACTTCATTCTTCCATGGCATCTTGAAGACTAGGAGGAGACAAAATCAGACAGTGCAGATAACTGATCAACAGGGAAATCATCACACTGATAAGGAGGGGGTTCAGGAGAGTTTTCTAAGATTCTATACCCAGTTGTTAGGCCAGTCTCACCCCACAACCCCTGTCAGTCCCAGAGTAGTGCAGCAAGGTAATAAATGTGATGAGTCTCACCATCGGATGTTACTAATGCCAATTGCGATGCGAAAATCAAAAGCACTATCTTCAGATATACCGGATGACAAAGCTCCAGGTCCAGATGGCTATTCTAGTCATTTCTTTAAAACTAGTTGGGATACTTTGTTGGAGGGGATGTATGTCTTTGCATTCATGAATTTTTTAGGAATGGCAAAATGCTCAAGCAGTTGA